One Algoriphagus sp. Y33 genomic window, CCCAAATTATAACCCAAGGTATCATCTTTAAGAACTAAAGAATTATGATAAGTTTTTGATGTGATCTCTCACTTTAGAAACTTCAGTTTTTTCCTCATAGATTTTCTTTAATACAAATTCCAAAACGAACTTTAAACTTGTTGCTTTTTCAAAACATTCATCTTCAGATAATTGATGGATTCCAACTGAGAGTGTCCCGTATAATAACCTAAAAGGGTTATGCCCCAAACCCTTCAACGAATCAGGCAAATATTTAAAAATTTCATCTATCAGTTGTGATAGAGCATGTTCACTTTCATGCCTTTCCAACAATTTTTTTAATTCCATGCTTTCAGGTGTATTGATTTCAGCTACCTCAGTAAGTAAATGAAGTATTTCATTTTCTACAATTCTTCTGAAATAGGCGAATGCTCCAATTCCAAAATTGGATGATAGGTTCATCAATGCTTTTTTATAAAGATCTAGATTTTCAGGATTAAGGATTTTTTTCGCAAATCCATCAACGTTTATAGAAAATGGAGGGTCTTGCCCTATTTTCTTTGCATAGAAATAATAATTTTCCTCATGTAATTCAGTGAAAAATTCAATAAGAAAAACCGCCCTTTTTCTCTTACAATTTTGACATTCGCCATATACTTTCTCTGTAAATTTCTGACCCTTCAGTCCATTGATTTCATAAAAAGCGTACCTAACTCTTTTTGAAACAAGTAATCGATTATTATTTGCGGCATGAATTTCCATTTTCCGCAACGTTTCTTCCTCAAATTTCAAAAGATGAGTTTGCTGCTCGGCTTGGCAGATACATAAAAATGGAAAACCAAAATTTTCTAGCCCCAATGGAATTTCAGCAAACTCTCCATTGATACGCTCTTTTTTATATAATGGGTGGCTTTGAAGCAATGTTCTAAAGCTATCGCAATTAAATCTATTTTCATCCATACTATAAAAATAAACAAATATTTTTCACCTACCCCTTGCTTTCCACCCATCTGAGCGCAATTTTACAGCCCAATAGAAAATTAAATTCAAGCATTAATTACAACTCTTTTCAATAATTTTCCACCAGTCCAGATTTTCCCAAAAACGATTTTAAAGTAAAATTGATAATCATCGTTTTCAGAAATTTGAATATTTATCAAACCTAAAATATGCTTCAAGTTAAAGAGAAAAGCATTATAATCTTTTTCACTAACAAGTAACTCTTTAGCCCTTGTATAATAAATAATACAGTCGTATAGGGTTGAATTCAAATCTGAAAATTCTTTGGATTTAATTATCATCATTGAAGTTTCTACATCCCTAGTTAAAAGATCATATAACTTGAGATTACAGCTATAGGTAGAGCTAAATATTTCCTTTTGAATAGCCTCCTCGCTAATAATAACCGAGTAATTTTCACTAAGATCGCTTTCATTAAAATTTGGGACATATTCTTTGTCTCCAAATACTTCATGAAAAATTTTTAAAATATCAATTACGGTAAGACGATATGCTTCAAACTTGGCAAAAGCTTGAAATTCACGGATAGCAGAGTTCATATGAGATGTGAAAAAAATTATAGGAATTGAGACAATTAAGGATGAAAAAACTGGCATAAAAAACACACCTAGTTCATAGCCGTATGAGAAAAATTCTGGGTTCTCAGAATTTATAGAAATAATCAAAATACCACCAATACTAGTCATAAATGAAAGAACCCAAATCCAATTCAATTTATACCATGCATAATGAAAATGTTCAGAATTCATTCTTTCGACCTAATTAGAAAAGTATTTTACCTATTTCTCCATCATTTTCTTCAACAACTCCACCTTTTCCCGCTCGGATTCCAGAAGTCGCTCATAAAGCTTTTTGTTTTCTTCAAGTGCCTCAACCCACTTCTCTATCGGATTTACATTAAAGGTTGTATGATAATTCACACCGCTGAATTGACCATTGAATGAAGAATTAAAAAAGTTGATGGCCGATTCCTCATTAAAACTCTTAATCGCTTCCGCCGGAACCTTTAAAATCTCAGCCACCTGACGCAAGAGGTCTTCCTCCACTTCTTCCTTTTGCTCCAGCAGGCTGATTTTCTTCTGGGACCAGTCAGGCCCGAGTTCGAAGGCCAGTGACTCCTGCTTGATGCCCATCATCTCACGAAAACGCTTGATATTCCTGCCGTGGTGGATTTTTTCGTTCATAATCTGAAGTATTAGAAAGGGAAATTAAGAAAATCTGCCCAAAGTCCTTGGACTAATTTATTCCTTAGGGATGAGATCAGCAAGGAATCCGAGGTATTGCCTGATAAATCCAGACAAAAGGTGTCGGGATGGGTGAGTAAGGATTGAGATTTCGTTTGTCAAAAAGGCACAAAGATGCGAGAAGTCAATCCTACTCTAGGTGCAGTAAAATCGCTCGTAGACTGGGAAAAGTATATATCGAACCCCTTCTAGCCATACTTAGTGTACATTCAATTAGCAAACTAGGTGAGTTTAGTTGTCTAATTGATTTTAAGCCTCCACCAATCCTTCTCAAATGTGATGTAGCTTCTAGTGTCACCAAAACCTATAAAGATATCATTTCCTACTATTTCTAAAACTTGTCCTGTGTAAGCATTACCAGGATATTCCCCAACCATTTTCCAACTTTCTTCAGCGGGATTAAACTGCCATATCTCTTTAAATTGCTCCTCTTCACCCTGATAATCACTTTCTTTGCCTCCAAGGATATATCCAAATCCATTCTGTGCAAAACCAGTTGCATCGTATCTCTTAATGCCCGGGAAATCTGGAAGAACTTCCCATTGATCTGTAACGAGATCATAACTATAGTTTGATTTGGTCCCTTTTCCACTATCCATACGGCACGTGAAATAGACCTTATTTCCGACTCTGAAGTTGGCTGAATAAACAATAGATGCTGGAGCACTAGTTTTTTGAATGAATTGGAAATCAATTAAACTGATTTCGTATGTTTTCCTACCCCAAAAAAGTATTGCTTTATCACCATTTACTTCAATATCACCATAATTCATACCTCTAAATGCAGGTAAGTCGGCCACTTTTTCCCAACTATCGGAGACTGGATCATAAGCATGAACCGCAGTGTATTCGATATGATCGCATGCAACATTTAATTCCGGACAGCTTAAGGTACCGCCTACAAACACGTAGCCTTTTTCATTATATACCAAGACTTCACCTCCAATGAAAGGTCCCAAAGGAAATGAAGCTTTTTCCTTCCAAGTGGCTGAGTTTATATCATATTCCCAAAAATCTCCATAATAGGTAGCATTAGAGCCGTAGCCTGTTCCAACATAAATTTTGTTTCCTATGGTGAAAGAAAATGCACCTGTTCTTCCAGAGGAGGGGAATTCTCCGATATTGGAAAATTCCAACTGGACTTCATCAGGATCTGTAACTTGTGGCTCTTCACTACTTGAACAGCCTGATACCATACATAGAAATAAAATGATGATGGTTATTGATTTCATAAGTCTTGGATTTTATAGGAAAAGTAGCACAAAACTATGGTATTTTAATCTACTGATTTTGTGATCATAATATGGAATTTTAAATACCACCAAATCGTCCCCAACTGAGCGTAGATTGTGACAACATTTATATTTCTGGATTTGTAATCCTTCTACTTCACTAGTTTCCCCCCTGAAATCGCTTCGCTCATTGGACTATAGCTTCAGGGTTGACATTTCCCAACGTCGATTCTATATACCCCGCATTTCATACGGGGCTACGCCTCGGCGCACAGGTATTTATTGTTTGACCACTTCGTGGTCGGATATCGAAATAGAATTATGTGAAAATCTCAACTATTCATGATCCCAACGGGATCGAACCATGAATAACCATGGGTGAAACCCATGGCTATGAGGGCAAATGTATCATACCCCACGACCCCGAAGGCGGTCGAACTCCGCAGCTGTACTTGTACTGCTCTAAGCTAATGTCATGAGGTCTAAGCAATGTGTTTAGCTGAAAAGGTTGAGAAGAATGACTATATGGTTTGTGGGGTATTTTTAATATCGGCCATGCCTAAAGGCATTTTCAAATCACGGGTTTATCATTTTACCAGCCATTGAAATGACTGGCTATAGAATCGATCATGCCTACGGCATTTATTAGAACGAAATCTCTCATTCTTGCCAATTCCCAGAACACAGATCATAAATATCATAAAATTTGTAAGTCCGGCAAATTAATCAAACTTAACCCACCCTACAGGCTGGCTGCTCGCTAGATTTGTCCAGTGGACAAATCTTTAACGCTCGCCCCTCAGCGGGACGACCCATCTTCTTGCCAGCCGTTTCAACGGCTGAAAAAATTGATGACAGAATGATCCGGCAAAGTCCCAGAGGGACGGGCGATATAAGATAAGAGCTAAGCTCAGTTACAAACTCATACAGCATCCGGATCATTTTCAGCGCAAATAGAAATTGCCGTCTTAGTCGTAATCGCCCCCGTCTGACTGTTTTGTTAAGAATTTCCCGACCTTTGAGCCTTGGACTAACCCAACAAACCACTATGTTAATTATACCTGAAGAGAAAATCAGTGGATATTTAGATTATACAGAACTGATTGGAGCGCTTCGAGAAATTTTCCAGTCTGACTATACCATGCCATTGAGGCACCATCATTTTTATAAAACACCTCAGGGAGATGACAACACATTGATTCTAATGCCGGTTTGGAACAGCGAATACATGGGCATGAAGCAGGTAACTGTAGCACCGGCAAATACCAAAGGTAATATACCTTCTATTTTTGCGCAGTATATTCTTAGCGATTCCAAAACGGGACAACCTTTGGCTATAATGAATGCCACTGAGCTAACCGCCCGGAGAACGGCCTGTACCTCAGCACTTGCAGCTTCATACCTGTGTAGGAAAGACGCAGAAAATTTACTTGTAATAGGCGGCGGATCTGTGGCTAAACATTTGGTCCAGGCTCATTTGGCTGTAAGAAAATTCAAAAAAATCAGTGTATGGATGCGAAACACTGCCAAAATGAAAGAATTCGTTACCAGCTTAAACATTCAGGGAATTCATACCGAAGCGGTTACTAATTTAGAAGAATCGGTCGGTCATGCAGATCTTATCTCCTGTGCCACGCTTTCCAAAACTCCAATTATTAAAGGAAAATGGATACAACCCGGAACACATTTAGACATGATCGGCTCTCATAAACCGACTACCCGGGAAACGGACAATGATGCCATTCGTAAGAGCTCCATCTTTGTCGATTCGCGTGAAGGAGCATTACATGAAACCGGTGAACTTGCACTGCCTATTGCTGATGGAATCATTACAGAAAAGGACGTTAAAGCTGATATCGTTGAATTAATCAAAGGCATTCACCCTGGAAGAACTTCGCGTGAAGAGATCACTCTTTTCAAGTCTGCAGGCTTGGCTATCGAAGACCTTGCAGCAGCACTATTGGTTTATAAAAGCTATAGCTCCTCTGTCCAAGAGTAAAACTCAACCCCAACCCAGTCCTACCTGCTATCGGGCTGCACTGAGCTGATAGATGCTGCTCTTAAACTTCGAATTTCTCATTTGAAACTTGTCTGAAGTAGGTGGTTTTGACAATTGTCCCATGTCGGATTAAGAACATACGATTTATGGAAAAATGAAAACATCAATCTTTATTGCATGCTTTTTCGTTATAACAGCCTGTCAAACTGAAAAGACGATGAAAGACCAACAAAAGAAAAAAATCCAGGACTATATTTCCTCATACAATGCTTTCGATGTAAATGGTATGATAAAAGACTTAGGAGAAAATATTGTGTTTGAAAACATATCAAATGGGAAAGTGAATATGCGAACGGAAGGATTGGAAGCGTTTAAGGGACAGGCAGAAACTGCAAAACAGTACTTCAGAAAAAGAAAGCAAACGGTTCAAAATTGGCAATTCAATAACTCAATAGTTTTAGTTGACATAGCTTATGAAGCTACTTTGGACAAGGACTTACCTAATGGTCTGAAGCGTGGAGACACGCTTGAATTGAATGGAAAATCCTCCTTTGAATTCAGTGGAAATGCAATTATCAGGATAACGGATGAAAGTTAAAAAGCCCACTCTGAGCTTAAATTAGGCATTGAGCCAAGTGTAAATATCATTATTCCTTCATAGTCAATTTACAATCGGAACACCGTCATTGAATCAATTAAAAATTGATCTTGATATTCGTCTTAAGCTATAATCTTTATCCAGTATAAATCAAACTGGTTATTAAACGATTTCCTTTGAAATGTTTCAAATCAGGATTGCTTAACGGTTTCTTTAATCCCCTTCTTTGTGGCTAAGCCAAAAAAAGCTTACCTAGTAACTGAAGCACCTTTTTTATGGAAAGGTACGGGGTTCCATAGCCTGCCCCGATTAATCGGAATGACTATAGAAAAACAAGTATAACCACATGAAAAACAGAATTGGAACAATCTCTCTAGCCGTTGCACTTATCGGATTGGTGTTTTTTGAAGCGATGTTGCGTTTGGGGATTCTTTCACATCAGGGTTGGAAAGTGGTATTGGCAGGTTTTGAGGCAGCAGCGATCGGAGGATTTGCAGATTGGTTTGCTGTAAGCGCCTTGTTCCGTGAGATTCCCATTCCGTATATCAAAAGACACACCGATATCATTGCCAAAAACAGGGGAAAGCTGACCGAAGGCATTGTCGATTTGGTGACTAACCAATGGCTCTCTCCGGAAGTCATTTCCGGAAAAATGAATGAAATGGATCCCGCAAAGGCTATTTTATCCTTTCTGAAAACTCAGAA contains:
- a CDS encoding helix-turn-helix transcriptional regulator — translated: MNEKIHHGRNIKRFREMMGIKQESLAFELGPDWSQKKISLLEQKEEVEEDLLRQVAEILKVPAEAIKSFNEESAINFFNSSFNGQFSGVNYHTTFNVNPIEKWVEALEENKKLYERLLESEREKVELLKKMMEK
- a CDS encoding kelch repeat-containing protein; its protein translation is MKSITIIILFLCMVSGCSSSEEPQVTDPDEVQLEFSNIGEFPSSGRTGAFSFTIGNKIYVGTGYGSNATYYGDFWEYDINSATWKEKASFPLGPFIGGEVLVYNEKGYVFVGGTLSCPELNVACDHIEYTAVHAYDPVSDSWEKVADLPAFRGMNYGDIEVNGDKAILFWGRKTYEISLIDFQFIQKTSAPASIVYSANFRVGNKVYFTCRMDSGKGTKSNYSYDLVTDQWEVLPDFPGIKRYDATGFAQNGFGYILGGKESDYQGEEEQFKEIWQFNPAEESWKMVGEYPGNAYTGQVLEIVGNDIFIGFGDTRSYITFEKDWWRLKIN
- a CDS encoding ornithine cyclodeaminase family protein; this encodes MLIIPEEKISGYLDYTELIGALREIFQSDYTMPLRHHHFYKTPQGDDNTLILMPVWNSEYMGMKQVTVAPANTKGNIPSIFAQYILSDSKTGQPLAIMNATELTARRTACTSALAASYLCRKDAENLLVIGGGSVAKHLVQAHLAVRKFKKISVWMRNTAKMKEFVTSLNIQGIHTEAVTNLEESVGHADLISCATLSKTPIIKGKWIQPGTHLDMIGSHKPTTRETDNDAIRKSSIFVDSREGALHETGELALPIADGIITEKDVKADIVELIKGIHPGRTSREEITLFKSAGLAIEDLAAALLVYKSYSSSVQE
- a CDS encoding nuclear transport factor 2 family protein; the encoded protein is MKDQQKKKIQDYISSYNAFDVNGMIKDLGENIVFENISNGKVNMRTEGLEAFKGQAETAKQYFRKRKQTVQNWQFNNSIVLVDIAYEATLDKDLPNGLKRGDTLELNGKSSFEFSGNAIIRITDES